TTGATGAAACCATgatgagaaagagagagagaaagagaaagagagcacAAAGTTTCAAGCTTGAAATGGATATGGAAAATGGGTAAAGTCACATAAATAACCATATTGGGAGATATCATCAGAACTCTGCCCAGAGAAACTCAATCCACCATAAGACATATTAACAACACAATTTTCCAAAACACCCaaagaagtagaagaagaataattattattagcaGCAGCATAACGAGCTAGGCGAGCTTTGGC
This genomic stretch from Cucurbita pepo subsp. pepo cultivar mu-cu-16 unplaced genomic scaffold, ASM280686v2 Cp4.1_scaffold009074, whole genome shotgun sequence harbors:
- the LOC111787290 gene encoding LOB domain-containing protein 21-like, with the protein product AKVHKVFGASNVSKILTEVPEEQREDTVNSLAYEAEARLRDPVYGCIGAIALLQTKMAELQHDLALAKARLARYAAANNNYSSSTSLGVLENCVVNMSYGGLSFSGQSSDDISQYGYLCDFTHFPYPFQA